The following are encoded in a window of Vigna unguiculata cultivar IT97K-499-35 chromosome 8, ASM411807v1, whole genome shotgun sequence genomic DNA:
- the LOC114195439 gene encoding esterase-like — translation MIMEFCTLTKLFHNPLVSALALLCIATTSLNPATASKRCDFPAIFNFGASNADTGGLAASFPFAQPKSPNGDTFFHRPAGRFCDGRLIIDFMAQSFGLPFLSPYLDSMGSNFSRGANFASAGSTIRLQQAAGQFRTSPFSLGLQYQQFERFKPNAKFIRGQGGVFAALMPKKEYFDEALYTFDIGQNDLTVGFLGNMTLQQVNASVPDIVSNFTSNIKNIYNLGARSFWIHNTGPIGCLPLILTNFESAERDMYGCAKAYNEVANSFNQNLKKALAHLRKDLPTAAITYVDIYSVKYSLFRDPKKYGFELPHVACCGYGGKYNFSNSVSCGGTTKVNDNDIFVGSCERPSVRVIWDGIHYTEAANKVVYDQISSGAFTDPPIPLNMACRRK, via the exons atgataatGGAGTTTTGTACCCTTACCAAGCTATTTCACAACCCTCTTGTGTCTGCACTTGCACTTTTGTGCATTGCTACAACTTCACTCAACCCTGCAACGGCCTCAAAACGCTGTGATTTCCCTGCCATCTTTAACTTTGGAGCCTCAAACGCTGATACTGGTGGGTTGGCTGCTTCCTTCCCTTTTGCTCAACCAAAATCACCCAATGGGGACACCTTTTTTCACAGACCTGCTGGAAGGTTCTGTGATGGCCGACTCATCATTGATTTCATGg CACAGAGTTTTGGACTCCCTTTTCTCAGTCCATACCTTGATTCAATGGGGTCCAACTTCTCACGTGGAGCAAATTTTGCGTCAGCAGGATCAACAATCAGACTCCAACAAGCGGCAGGGCAGTTTAGAACCAGTCCTTTCAGCCTTGGCTTGCAGTACCAGCAATTCGAACGTTTTAAACCTAATGCAAAGTTCATTAGGGGCCAAG GTGGGGTGTTTGCAGCACTGATGCCGAAAAAAGAATACTTTGATGAAGCTTTGTACACATTTGATATAGGTCAAAATGATCTTACAGTTGGTTTTTTAGGTAACATGACTCTTCAACAAGTTAATGCGTCTGTACCTGATATAGTATCGAACTTCACATCAAATATAAAG AACATATACAATTTGGGGGCTAGATCATTTTGGATTCACAACACTGGACCTATTGGTTGTCTTCCTTTGATTTTGACCAATTTTGAATCTGCTGAAAGGGATATGTATGGTTGTGCAAAGGCATACAATGAAGTGGCTAattcttttaaccaaaatttgaagAAAGCCTTGGCTCATCTTCGTAAGGACCTTCCTACGGCTGCAATTACATATGTAGATATCTACTCTGTTAAGTACTCTCTTTTCAGAGACCCAAAGAAATATG GATTTGAGCTTCCACATGTTGCTTGTTGTGGCTATGGAGGGAAGTACAACTTCAGTAATAGTGTTAGCTGTGGAGGAACCACTAAGGTCAAtgacaatgatatttttgtgGGTTCTTGTGAAAGACCATCAGTTAGAGTGATATGGGATGGGATCCACTACACTGAAGCAGCTAACAAAGTTGTCTACGATCAAATCTCTTCCGGGGCTTTCACAGATCCACCCATTCCATTGAATATGGCATGTCGCAGAAAATAG